The proteins below are encoded in one region of Planctopirus limnophila DSM 3776:
- a CDS encoding class I SAM-dependent methyltransferase translates to MMAKIGKLAADNVVSFKNCQGTAAIGTILRLSRAAIVFEVYNPYSIVQVSEVLQQVVIRRGDRPIYQGRAVVTTLVNTGLLAVVSASLVEPWADLTDLHPGPALRKEVENFLGDWSAAQERLEPTYQQLVTTIRNFLGDLSRWLSHSEVVSGLSELPQSNHLVTEFTEDVASQVLPKFYELFDQFEHVAKLVDRKVVNTHKSFVQRELHPLLMCSPYIHRTFSKPLGYAGDYQMVNMIVRDQWEGANTYARIVNSFPLKISTAQAHRNRIDILLNKLKENSQKHASSGRRFRVLNVGCGPAVEVQRFVQSGEGANWTELELLDFDAQALEHAKSTISQILASSKSSLDVKFTRRSIHELLETMEEEPPFPKEHFDLIYCAGLFDYLSDPICQRLVELFYDSVVQGGTVLVTNVHTKHPSRGFMEHILEWTLVLRDECGMRAMAPENSTCVVYDDTTGENLFLEVRKPMEGEV, encoded by the coding sequence ATGATGGCGAAGATCGGAAAGCTGGCTGCCGACAATGTCGTCAGTTTTAAAAACTGCCAGGGAACGGCAGCAATCGGAACAATTTTGCGGCTCAGTCGAGCAGCGATTGTGTTTGAGGTCTACAACCCTTATTCGATTGTCCAGGTCAGTGAAGTTTTGCAGCAGGTTGTCATTCGCCGAGGCGATCGCCCCATCTATCAGGGTCGCGCTGTTGTAACAACCCTTGTGAATACAGGGCTGCTGGCGGTTGTCTCCGCATCATTGGTGGAACCCTGGGCCGATTTGACCGATCTGCACCCTGGGCCTGCACTTCGCAAAGAGGTCGAGAATTTTCTGGGTGATTGGTCTGCTGCTCAGGAGCGCCTTGAACCCACTTACCAACAACTCGTGACGACAATTCGAAATTTTCTGGGGGATCTGAGCCGCTGGCTATCGCATAGCGAGGTGGTTTCTGGTCTGAGTGAGCTTCCACAATCCAATCATCTTGTCACAGAATTCACTGAGGATGTCGCTAGCCAGGTTCTTCCTAAGTTTTATGAACTCTTCGATCAATTCGAGCATGTGGCAAAACTCGTTGATCGTAAGGTCGTGAATACCCATAAGTCGTTTGTCCAGCGGGAACTCCACCCGCTGCTCATGTGCTCGCCCTATATTCACCGCACATTTTCAAAGCCATTGGGATATGCAGGTGATTATCAGATGGTGAATATGATTGTCAGAGATCAGTGGGAAGGTGCCAACACCTATGCGCGGATTGTCAATTCGTTTCCACTCAAGATTTCGACAGCCCAGGCCCACCGCAATCGGATTGATATTTTACTCAATAAACTTAAAGAGAATTCCCAAAAGCATGCCTCCTCGGGCCGTCGCTTTCGAGTGTTAAATGTGGGCTGCGGGCCTGCCGTCGAAGTTCAACGTTTCGTACAATCGGGTGAAGGCGCGAATTGGACGGAGTTGGAACTCCTTGATTTTGATGCACAGGCTCTCGAACACGCAAAGTCGACCATTTCGCAGATTCTGGCCTCCTCGAAGTCATCCCTCGATGTGAAATTCACAAGACGGTCAATTCACGAATTGCTGGAAACTATGGAGGAAGAGCCTCCATTCCCCAAGGAACACTTTGATTTAATCTACTGTGCAGGACTGTTTGATTACCTCAGTGATCCGATATGCCAACGCCTGGTTGAACTCTTTTATGACTCGGTTGTTCAAGGAGGGACAGTTTTGGTCACCAATGTCCATACCAAACATCCCAGCCGAGGATTTATGGAGCACATTCTTGAATGGACTTTGGTTCTTCGTGATGAATGTGGGATGCGTGCCATGGCACCAGAAAACTCCACATGTGTCGTTTACGATGACACAACAGGTGAAAATCTGTTTTTGGAAGTCAGAAAGCCGATGGAAGGGGAAGTTTAA
- a CDS encoding helix-turn-helix transcriptional regulator — MTQNSGTKERLQRLIKLVVLLQTGRRRCVADLSVDLEVSRRTIFRDIALLRDAGLPIVHQTENGGIWLMKSRFKLPRIRPEDTAMLLMAVLSSNLQSLPAVKQLTDAFVAEVLEGLSTNHKEFMLRVMQAIQFEPPAKDVSIHGCLASLVKSIETRKKARLWVCSQNQSGSWSTLSAPLWLELSTQNWKVFAHSSLHQKVCGFHIENLERVQLLDEDFDPQTIRRPRDQEAIPIY; from the coding sequence ATGACACAGAACAGCGGAACCAAAGAACGTCTTCAAAGACTGATCAAGCTGGTCGTTTTGTTGCAGACGGGACGTCGAAGATGCGTTGCCGATCTTTCTGTAGACCTTGAGGTCAGCAGAAGGACAATTTTTCGAGATATCGCACTGCTCCGTGATGCTGGATTGCCAATCGTGCATCAAACGGAAAATGGCGGTATCTGGTTGATGAAATCTCGGTTCAAATTGCCAAGAATTCGGCCTGAAGATACCGCCATGCTGTTAATGGCCGTTTTGTCATCAAATTTGCAATCTCTACCAGCCGTCAAACAACTGACGGATGCATTTGTAGCAGAAGTTCTTGAAGGACTCTCAACGAACCATAAGGAGTTCATGCTCCGTGTAATGCAGGCAATTCAGTTTGAACCACCTGCCAAAGATGTTTCCATACATGGCTGTCTGGCCTCTCTGGTAAAATCTATCGAAACACGAAAGAAAGCACGGCTTTGGGTCTGCTCACAAAATCAGAGTGGCAGTTGGTCAACACTTTCCGCACCACTTTGGCTTGAGCTGAGTACTCAAAACTGGAAGGTTTTCGCACACTCATCTTTGCATCAGAAAGTTTGCGGTTTTCACATCGAGAATCTTGAACGCGTTCAACTATTAGACGAAGATTTCGATCCCCAGACCATCCGGCGACCTCGTGATCAGGAAGCTATTCCCATCTACTAA
- a CDS encoding ATP-grasp fold amidoligase family protein codes for MLHVVTCLFNPCRYQRIWNNYDRFREQLKAPLTTVELSFDGTFHVPDAIQLQGDPAKHTLWQKERLLNLAIQAVPESFDAVAWIDADVLFTDPDWLEQTEQALERFPIVQLFDNVELLDASRQLLERRPGVVAKYLETRNSSVQLAHPGFAWAARRNALTAGLFDQDVVGGGDTTMLHGWLKTPSPFLDELRSAGWRRAISHWEDHAYPAVNGELGALCGTIQHLWHGDRKNRHYVDRMRWLTEHDYDPATDLRLDDQGLWTWSSHKPAMHSAIRRYFQIRQDDGPVPPHDAIRVSISKDIENPAHPPVCTPSASSGAVGEAKSNEIPDRWSYRWQRERVNGIRSQLRDNRLSIDKLFAKNVVANQGYRVPRSLAGDDLSFVLKPNSESCAKNVVVVQNGQIRFGQQYGNVLEELVVDENGQVPPRDFKCYCFGYEVKLIQVINRLTKTFAYYDPLHWEALHDVCGRPWEDHARPERLPELLAMARQLSRLFDFPVRVDAYITSESVVFGEFCLASGLAQNLQPAADALLGRWWREHFDALGIADEFSRDDFPQAYLPQIQAH; via the coding sequence GTGCTGCATGTTGTCACTTGTCTGTTTAATCCTTGTCGGTATCAGCGGATCTGGAACAATTATGACCGGTTCCGTGAACAGTTGAAGGCTCCATTGACCACCGTCGAGCTCTCATTCGACGGAACGTTTCATGTGCCAGATGCCATTCAACTGCAAGGCGATCCTGCAAAGCACACGCTCTGGCAGAAAGAGCGATTGCTGAACCTGGCGATTCAGGCTGTCCCAGAATCCTTTGATGCCGTTGCCTGGATCGATGCCGACGTGCTCTTCACGGATCCTGATTGGCTGGAACAAACCGAACAAGCTCTCGAACGATTTCCGATTGTCCAGCTTTTTGACAACGTCGAGTTACTCGATGCCAGCAGGCAACTGCTTGAACGTCGCCCGGGAGTCGTGGCCAAGTATCTCGAAACGCGGAACTCCTCTGTTCAATTGGCCCACCCCGGTTTCGCCTGGGCGGCCCGAAGAAACGCGCTCACCGCTGGTCTCTTCGATCAGGATGTCGTCGGTGGAGGCGACACCACCATGCTCCATGGCTGGTTAAAAACACCTTCTCCATTCCTCGATGAATTGCGATCTGCCGGATGGCGGAGGGCGATTTCTCATTGGGAAGACCACGCTTATCCCGCAGTCAACGGTGAATTGGGAGCTTTGTGTGGCACCATTCAACATCTGTGGCACGGTGACCGCAAAAATCGTCATTACGTTGATCGGATGCGCTGGCTCACAGAGCACGATTACGACCCTGCGACAGACCTGAGGCTCGATGACCAGGGGTTGTGGACCTGGAGTTCTCACAAACCCGCCATGCATTCGGCCATTCGCCGCTATTTTCAGATCCGGCAGGATGATGGCCCGGTTCCACCACACGATGCGATCAGAGTTTCAATTTCGAAAGACATCGAGAATCCCGCACACCCCCCTGTCTGCACCCCCTCAGCATCCTCAGGTGCAGTGGGCGAAGCAAAATCAAACGAGATACCAGATCGGTGGAGTTACCGCTGGCAGCGTGAGCGGGTAAACGGCATTCGCTCACAACTTCGCGATAACAGGCTGAGTATCGATAAGTTGTTCGCCAAGAATGTGGTGGCTAATCAAGGTTACCGTGTCCCACGTTCATTAGCAGGAGATGATCTATCATTTGTCCTGAAACCCAACTCCGAAAGCTGTGCCAAAAACGTCGTGGTCGTGCAAAACGGACAAATCCGCTTTGGACAGCAGTATGGCAATGTGTTGGAAGAGCTGGTTGTCGATGAGAATGGGCAGGTACCACCTCGGGATTTCAAATGCTATTGCTTTGGGTACGAAGTCAAACTGATTCAGGTCATCAATCGCCTGACAAAAACATTCGCTTACTATGATCCACTTCATTGGGAAGCGCTCCACGATGTCTGCGGCCGCCCCTGGGAGGATCACGCACGGCCTGAACGCTTACCCGAACTTCTGGCAATGGCCCGCCAACTTTCGAGGCTCTTTGATTTTCCTGTGCGTGTCGATGCCTACATCACTTCTGAGAGTGTGGTCTTTGGTGAATTCTGCCTCGCTTCCGGCCTAGCACAAAATCTCCAGCCAGCAGCCGACGCCCTTCTGGGACGCTGGTGGCGGGAACATTTCGACGCCCTGGGAATTGCCGACGAATTCAGCCGCGATGACTTTCCTCAAGCCTATCTCCCCCAGATCCAGGCTCACTGA
- a CDS encoding transposase: protein MRAAFFFSDHGHIPEGLSTEVMDDEWELLVGYLALVCEDAPQSKHSLREVFNAISYLVRTGVRWRFLPHDFPPWDAVDQQARRWLDAGVFEADLRAIFRLVADRGTEPTAVILDGRTLHPPLRAAAERAG from the coding sequence GTGAGAGCTGCATTTTTCTTTAGCGACCATGGACACATCCCGGAAGGCTTATCCACAGAAGTCATGGATGACGAATGGGAATTGTTGGTGGGTTATCTGGCTCTCGTGTGCGAGGATGCTCCGCAAAGCAAGCATTCTTTGCGAGAGGTGTTCAATGCGATAAGTTATCTCGTTCGCACGGGTGTCCGGTGGCGTTTTCTGCCTCATGACTTTCCTCCATGGGATGCGGTCGATCAGCAGGCCCGGCGTTGGCTGGATGCGGGAGTCTTCGAGGCCGATTTAAGGGCCATTTTTCGACTGGTCGCCGATCGCGGGACTGAGCCCACAGCCGTCATTCTGGATGGACGGACGTTACATCCGCCTCTGAGAGCGGCGGCAGAGCGGGCAGGATGA
- a CDS encoding DUF4339 domain-containing protein: MQTWLVHLDNAVLGPMTLQELKQLSQQGALRPETRISADGQKWQPASSLPELSFSASASSPQPPRLPQLHSSAPKTIEWNSMLVGGCAAIGVLGLLLIGMCGLLALIMPVSGVTSGSNTNLSETTSSSGFYTDASQQQAVNDPVPQATYDYWEKLASWIHDAPPTKNVSDQEEYLRGLIDVLEREAVVNVDPAAIQCALNLSQALRKYLAVLLESNDPSIVLEAFIRGATGDPFGKAQEMAAKTKDAQRELSDALHRSVLVRAELSQRYGVEFTPWNR, from the coding sequence ATGCAAACATGGCTCGTCCATCTGGACAATGCCGTTCTGGGGCCCATGACGCTTCAGGAGCTAAAACAGCTGTCTCAACAAGGTGCGTTGAGGCCGGAAACCCGTATTTCGGCGGACGGTCAGAAATGGCAACCAGCCAGCAGTCTGCCTGAACTTTCATTTTCCGCGTCAGCATCGTCGCCCCAGCCTCCTCGCCTACCACAGTTACATTCATCCGCGCCAAAAACCATTGAATGGAATTCAATGCTTGTTGGAGGCTGCGCGGCCATTGGAGTCTTGGGGCTTCTGTTAATTGGGATGTGCGGTCTTCTGGCTCTCATTATGCCAGTGTCAGGAGTTACATCAGGATCTAACACAAATCTTAGTGAGACGACGTCATCATCTGGCTTCTACACGGATGCTTCTCAGCAACAAGCCGTTAACGATCCCGTGCCTCAAGCGACTTATGACTACTGGGAAAAGTTAGCCAGCTGGATTCATGACGCTCCACCGACAAAGAATGTGAGTGATCAGGAGGAGTACCTGAGAGGGCTTATTGATGTCCTTGAAAGGGAGGCGGTGGTCAATGTCGACCCTGCTGCAATTCAGTGTGCATTGAACCTCAGTCAAGCACTTAGAAAGTACCTGGCTGTCCTTCTGGAATCTAACGATCCGTCAATTGTTCTGGAAGCTTTCATTCGAGGAGCTACTGGAGATCCTTTTGGCAAAGCCCAGGAAATGGCCGCCAAAACGAAGGACGCTCAGCGGGAGCTGAGTGATGCACTCCATCGCTCAGTTCTTGTTCGAGCAGAACTCTCTCAGCGTTACGGCGTCGAATTCACTCCCTGGAATCGATAA
- a CDS encoding transposase, which produces MADAAYDSDAIRLRVKRMWAQACIKPKGNRKVKKRCVEERYRHRNVIERFFGALKRLRRIATR; this is translated from the coding sequence TTGGCAGACGCGGCCTACGACAGCGACGCGATCCGGCTGCGTGTAAAGCGGATGTGGGCGCAGGCGTGTATCAAACCGAAGGGGAACCGGAAGGTGAAGAAACGTTGTGTCGAGGAGCGCTACCGGCATCGAAACGTGATCGAGAGGTTCTTCGGGGCCCTGAAACGCCTCCGCCGCATCGCCACCCGTTAA
- a CDS encoding transposase has translation MLKRHALSDELWKRFEPLCSGKAGDPGRTAADNRLFVEGVIFVLKTGISWTDLPE, from the coding sequence ATGCTCAAGCGACATGCACTTTCGGATGAGCTTTGGAAACGCTTCGAACCGCTCTGTTCCGGCAAAGCCGGTGATCCCGGTCGTACTGCAGCCGACAATCGACTCTTTGTCGAAGGTGTGATTTTTGTACTCAAAACCGGGATTTCGTGGACAGATCTCCCCGAATGA
- a CDS encoding DEAD/DEAH box helicase yields the protein MVSVFSRLAPRLQQAIVARLGWSSLRPVQELAGEALLSGRNAVILAPTAGGKTEASMFPTLSNLVDQQPVGVGAIYVAPIKALLNNQEDRLGLYTEMVGLRRFVWHGDTTTSARKQFLDDPAELLMTTPESLEVMLVSQRVDERALFGDLRMIVIDEVHAIAGTDRGAHLMSVIERIRRVSRHDIQRAGLSATVGNPAAILEWLKGTSEREGVVVDPPKRPSRRQLLIVHEADQTQIAVAAAQVARGCKSLFFCQSRATTEAVAETMRRSGTTVFVHHSAVSKEERLLAEQEFHHGSGACIVCTSTLELGIDVGDLDKVLQANAPETVGSFLQRMGRTGRREGQAANTTFFCESTDSILQAIALIELAKAGWVEDVPVNQRCWPVLIHQLLAMSLAENGIPTDVAWKHLCGVPDFQRISRKEFDRLIEWMIQDGSLLLMSGRLILGPQAERRFGRRNFMELYAVFSSPQSYNVETVNRQVIGTLTQDFVDGLVDGVSCFLLGGRAWAVFQVVHKDRLVVVEPAPRGRQPTWGGYLPQFLGFHLCQKILEIVTADDEYQYLMPPAADLVTQERNRMECLVEPIVGGINFNKDGNEVIWHTFAGGRVNSTIRYAIGALQPTWTITPDNFSVRFRDSDITETAFKSVIRELASTDFWNDDSVWQEVRAALPGYRLSKFQPLMPACIEQEVLFDYLLDRHQTADWVRRIL from the coding sequence ATGGTAAGCGTTTTTTCAAGACTGGCTCCGCGACTCCAGCAGGCCATCGTTGCCCGACTTGGCTGGTCCAGCCTACGGCCTGTCCAGGAACTGGCAGGTGAAGCGCTACTAAGCGGCAGAAACGCAGTGATTCTGGCCCCGACTGCGGGGGGGAAGACCGAGGCGTCGATGTTTCCGACGCTGTCGAATCTGGTCGATCAACAGCCGGTCGGAGTCGGAGCAATCTACGTCGCTCCGATCAAAGCGTTACTGAACAACCAGGAAGACCGTCTCGGGCTTTATACCGAGATGGTCGGACTTCGACGTTTTGTGTGGCATGGGGATACCACGACCAGTGCCCGCAAACAGTTCCTGGACGATCCGGCAGAACTTCTGATGACGACTCCGGAATCATTGGAGGTGATGCTGGTTTCTCAGCGCGTGGATGAGCGGGCTCTCTTCGGTGACCTGCGGATGATCGTGATCGACGAAGTGCACGCGATCGCGGGCACTGACCGTGGCGCGCACCTAATGAGCGTGATTGAACGCATTCGGCGAGTTTCCCGCCACGACATTCAGAGAGCCGGACTCAGTGCGACGGTTGGCAACCCAGCAGCGATTCTTGAATGGCTCAAGGGAACATCGGAACGTGAGGGAGTCGTCGTTGATCCGCCCAAGAGGCCCTCTCGAAGGCAGCTGCTGATCGTCCATGAGGCCGACCAGACGCAGATTGCTGTTGCGGCGGCGCAGGTTGCCCGAGGTTGCAAGAGCCTGTTCTTCTGCCAGTCCCGGGCCACGACCGAGGCTGTGGCGGAAACGATGCGACGATCCGGAACGACCGTCTTCGTCCATCACAGCGCTGTCTCCAAAGAGGAACGGCTCCTGGCAGAACAGGAGTTTCATCACGGATCCGGTGCATGCATTGTCTGCACGTCAACGCTGGAACTCGGCATTGACGTTGGTGACCTCGATAAGGTCTTGCAGGCCAACGCACCTGAGACCGTCGGGTCGTTCCTTCAACGAATGGGGAGAACTGGCCGTAGGGAGGGACAGGCGGCCAACACCACCTTCTTTTGCGAGAGCACGGACTCAATATTGCAGGCCATCGCCCTGATCGAACTGGCGAAGGCTGGTTGGGTTGAAGATGTTCCGGTGAACCAGCGTTGCTGGCCGGTCCTCATTCATCAGTTGCTGGCGATGTCGCTGGCTGAAAACGGTATTCCTACCGACGTGGCTTGGAAACACCTTTGTGGCGTGCCTGACTTTCAGCGGATCAGCCGAAAGGAGTTCGATCGGCTGATTGAGTGGATGATACAGGATGGCTCATTGCTTCTGATGAGTGGCCGACTGATCCTGGGACCCCAGGCGGAGCGACGATTTGGCCGCCGCAACTTCATGGAGCTATACGCAGTCTTTTCGAGTCCCCAATCGTACAACGTAGAAACGGTCAACCGGCAGGTCATCGGAACCTTGACTCAGGATTTCGTTGATGGGCTGGTTGATGGCGTGAGTTGTTTCCTTCTGGGCGGGCGTGCGTGGGCGGTATTTCAGGTTGTCCATAAAGATCGACTGGTCGTTGTCGAGCCAGCCCCGCGAGGACGACAGCCGACATGGGGTGGGTACCTACCCCAATTTCTGGGGTTCCACCTTTGTCAGAAGATCCTGGAGATAGTCACCGCCGACGACGAATACCAATATCTTATGCCACCAGCCGCTGATCTGGTTACTCAAGAACGAAACCGAATGGAGTGCCTGGTTGAGCCGATTGTTGGTGGAATCAACTTCAATAAGGATGGGAATGAGGTCATTTGGCACACATTTGCCGGAGGCAGGGTCAATTCGACGATTCGGTATGCGATTGGTGCGCTTCAGCCGACATGGACCATCACACCTGACAACTTCTCCGTGAGATTTAGAGACTCGGATATAACTGAAACAGCCTTCAAATCAGTGATCCGAGAACTGGCATCCACCGACTTCTGGAACGATGATTCTGTCTGGCAAGAAGTCCGGGCTGCACTGCCGGGTTATCGCCTCAGCAAGTTCCAACCGTTAATGCCGGCGTGTATCGAGCAAGAGGTTCTGTTCGATTATTTGTTGGATCGACATCAAACGGCTGATTGGGTCAGGAGGATTTTATGA